The following proteins are encoded in a genomic region of Nonomuraea muscovyensis:
- a CDS encoding AMP-dependent synthetase/ligase: MADVLEVRAEIESLIAGRTVCEQLRQVAERHPGAPAYSDPVEGGWATLGYAEARQRVLEIAAAFAALGLRPGEAVALMMVNRSEHVLADLGAVHAGGVGCTVYSTFAPEQIAFVADDVGARYAVLGGPADLARWEPVLDRLPGLRRVIMLEGAPGDERFLAWDDFLALGRSALATDPGAVEARWRAVTPEDVVTVLYTSGTTGMPKGVPLTHHNVLYEVEATNRMTSLPELGTQISYLTYAHIAERVLSLYLPLAKASHVHFCTDLANLGATLGQVRPMLFFGVPRVWEKMMARLLAVLATQPQEQQEAVRRAMAAGLAHVEAGQHGNTVTPEIQAAFEQADQSLLSIIRGMIGFDRARWTATGAAPLPGEVQRFFAGLGLKVIDVYGMTETTGAFTANSPDCYRLGSVGRAEPGAEVRIAEDGEILTRSPLNTRGYLNRPDGTAELIDADGWLHTGDIGTVDDDGFYRVVDRKKELIITSGGENISPAGIENHLKEHPLIGQALAYGDNRPFPVAVLTLDAEVAPGWAAARGIEGSLAELAEHPEVLKEVEAAIAAANAKLARVQQIKRWALLGTEWTAETEELTPSLKLKRRVIHAKYADVIEGLYAG, encoded by the coding sequence ATGGCCGATGTCCTCGAGGTCCGGGCCGAGATCGAGAGCCTGATCGCGGGCCGTACCGTGTGCGAGCAGCTCCGGCAGGTCGCCGAGCGGCACCCCGGCGCACCCGCCTACTCCGACCCGGTGGAGGGCGGCTGGGCGACGCTCGGCTACGCCGAGGCGCGGCAGCGGGTCCTGGAGATCGCCGCCGCCTTCGCCGCGCTCGGGCTGCGGCCCGGCGAGGCGGTGGCGCTGATGATGGTCAACCGCAGCGAGCACGTCCTCGCCGACCTCGGCGCGGTGCACGCGGGCGGCGTCGGCTGCACGGTCTACTCGACGTTCGCGCCGGAGCAGATCGCGTTCGTGGCCGACGACGTGGGCGCCCGGTACGCGGTCCTCGGCGGGCCCGCCGACCTGGCTCGCTGGGAGCCGGTGCTGGACCGGCTGCCCGGCCTGCGCCGCGTCATCATGCTGGAGGGCGCCCCCGGCGACGAGCGGTTCCTGGCGTGGGACGACTTCCTCGCCCTCGGCCGGTCCGCGCTTGCCACCGACCCCGGCGCCGTCGAGGCGCGCTGGCGCGCGGTCACGCCCGAGGACGTGGTCACCGTCCTCTACACCTCCGGCACCACCGGCATGCCGAAGGGCGTGCCGCTCACCCACCACAACGTGCTCTACGAGGTCGAGGCGACCAACCGGATGACCTCGCTGCCCGAGCTGGGCACGCAGATCTCCTACCTCACCTACGCGCACATCGCCGAGCGGGTGCTGAGCCTCTACCTGCCGCTGGCCAAGGCGTCGCACGTGCACTTCTGCACCGACCTGGCCAACCTGGGTGCCACGCTGGGCCAGGTCAGGCCGATGCTGTTCTTCGGCGTGCCGCGCGTGTGGGAGAAGATGATGGCCCGCCTGCTCGCCGTCCTCGCCACCCAGCCGCAGGAGCAGCAGGAGGCCGTCCGCCGGGCCATGGCGGCGGGACTCGCCCACGTCGAGGCCGGCCAGCACGGCAACACCGTCACCCCGGAGATCCAGGCCGCGTTCGAGCAGGCCGACCAGTCGCTGCTGTCGATCATCCGCGGCATGATCGGCTTCGACCGCGCCCGGTGGACCGCGACCGGCGCCGCGCCGCTGCCCGGCGAGGTGCAGCGCTTCTTCGCCGGCCTCGGGCTGAAGGTCATCGACGTGTACGGCATGACGGAGACGACCGGGGCGTTCACCGCCAACAGCCCCGACTGCTACCGGCTGGGCAGCGTCGGCCGGGCCGAGCCCGGCGCCGAGGTGCGCATCGCCGAGGACGGCGAGATCCTCACCCGCAGCCCGCTCAACACGCGCGGCTACCTCAACCGGCCCGACGGCACCGCCGAGCTGATCGACGCCGACGGCTGGCTGCACACCGGCGACATCGGCACCGTCGACGACGACGGCTTCTACCGCGTCGTCGACCGCAAGAAGGAGCTGATCATCACCTCGGGCGGCGAGAACATCTCCCCGGCCGGCATCGAGAACCACCTCAAGGAGCACCCCCTCATCGGGCAGGCCCTCGCCTACGGCGACAACCGGCCCTTCCCCGTCGCCGTGCTCACCCTCGACGCCGAGGTGGCGCCCGGCTGGGCGGCGGCGCGCGGCATCGAAGGCTCGCTCGCCGAGCTGGCCGAGCACCCGGAGGTGCTCAAGGAGGTCGAGGCGGCCATCGCGGCGGCCAACGCCAAGCTCGCCCGGGTCCAGCAGATCAAGAGGTGGGCCCTGCTCGGCACCGAGTGGACGGCCGAGACCGAGGAGCTCACCCCGAGCCTGAAGCTGAAGCGGCGGGTCATCCACGCCAAGTACGCCGACGTCATCGAGGGCCTCTACGCCGGCTGA
- a CDS encoding trimeric intracellular cation channel family protein: MPELLDLIGIFVFALSGALMGVRKRLDVVGMAVLAEMTALGGGVVRDLVLNVRPAAFQSVGYVLVPLVATAIVFFWHPHVARVMPAILVLDAAGLGLFCSVGTLKALEYGLSPLHATLLGVATGVGGGMLRDVLAGEIPTLLYDRQLYAVPALVGSAMMAGLSAMGLHGWPVTLASAVLAFGLRIAAMRFRWRAPLARGVAPPE; the protein is encoded by the coding sequence GTGCCTGAGCTTCTCGACCTCATCGGGATCTTCGTCTTCGCGCTGTCGGGCGCGCTCATGGGCGTACGCAAGCGGCTCGACGTGGTCGGCATGGCCGTGCTCGCCGAGATGACCGCGCTGGGCGGTGGCGTGGTGCGCGACCTGGTGCTGAACGTCCGGCCGGCCGCCTTCCAGAGCGTCGGCTACGTGCTGGTGCCGCTGGTGGCCACGGCGATCGTCTTCTTCTGGCATCCGCACGTGGCCCGGGTGATGCCGGCGATCCTCGTGCTGGACGCGGCGGGCCTGGGGCTCTTCTGCTCCGTCGGCACGCTCAAGGCTCTGGAGTACGGGTTGAGCCCGCTGCACGCGACGCTGCTCGGCGTCGCCACCGGGGTGGGCGGCGGCATGCTGCGCGACGTGCTGGCCGGAGAGATCCCGACGCTGCTGTACGACCGGCAGCTCTACGCGGTGCCGGCGCTGGTCGGCTCGGCGATGATGGCCGGGCTGTCCGCGATGGGCCTGCACGGCTGGCCGGTGACGCTGGCCTCCGCCGTGCTGGCCTTCGGGCTGCGCATCGCGGCGATGCGGTTCAGGTGGCGCGCCCCGCTGGCGAGGGGGGTCGCCCCGCCGGAGTGA
- the yczR gene encoding MocR-like transcription factor YczR produces MRHVGAAQMARLVDVPPQARPYYRALADAVRALIMDGRIPVRMRLPAERHLAQTLGVSRTTVTAAYDLLRERGYLESRQGSGSWTALPDPASTVDNPWLSTGADGLIQLHAAAPPAPSALREAMAEAVEDLPRYAMGNGYYPMGLPVLRERIAARYTARGVATRPEQILVTTGSQHAIQIVTGLLLGAGDPVLVESPTYPHAIDAARLRGARLVPVGISHEGWQLDLLTCAMRQSAARVAYLMPDFHNPTGALMDDATRAAVAGAARRHDTTLVIDETWSELALDEVPRTAPMAAFDTDSRIVSIGSASKLWWGGLRIGWVRTTAALARRLALHRASVDIASPVLEQLVVTRLFDRIEETRAERRRTLRASREALVAALREHLPGWDFTVPGGGGTLWVRLDEGSAVSLAEAAAGHGVRLAPGPWFGVEGTLEGYLRLPYTLAPPVLREAVARIATARERGPSGAARPPDSLAAMV; encoded by the coding sequence ATGAGGCATGTGGGGGCGGCGCAGATGGCCCGGCTCGTGGACGTGCCGCCGCAGGCGCGGCCGTACTACCGGGCGCTGGCCGACGCCGTACGGGCACTCATCATGGACGGGCGCATCCCCGTCCGGATGCGCCTGCCCGCCGAGCGGCACCTGGCGCAGACCCTCGGCGTCAGCCGCACCACCGTCACCGCCGCCTACGACCTGCTGCGCGAGCGCGGCTACCTGGAGAGCCGGCAGGGCTCGGGCAGCTGGACCGCGCTGCCCGACCCCGCCTCCACCGTGGACAACCCGTGGCTGTCCACCGGCGCCGACGGCCTGATCCAGCTGCACGCCGCCGCCCCGCCCGCCCCGTCCGCGCTGCGCGAGGCGATGGCCGAGGCGGTCGAGGACCTCCCCAGGTACGCCATGGGCAACGGCTACTACCCGATGGGCCTGCCCGTGCTGCGCGAGCGGATCGCCGCCCGCTACACCGCCCGCGGCGTGGCCACCAGGCCCGAGCAGATCCTCGTCACCACCGGCTCCCAGCACGCCATCCAGATCGTCACCGGCCTGCTGCTCGGCGCCGGCGACCCCGTGCTCGTCGAGTCGCCCACCTACCCGCACGCCATCGACGCGGCCCGCCTGCGCGGCGCCCGGCTGGTGCCCGTCGGCATCTCGCACGAGGGCTGGCAGCTCGACCTGCTCACCTGTGCCATGCGCCAGTCGGCCGCCCGGGTGGCCTACCTCATGCCCGACTTCCACAACCCCACGGGCGCGCTCATGGACGACGCCACCCGCGCCGCCGTCGCCGGGGCGGCCCGGCGGCACGACACCACCCTGGTGATCGACGAGACGTGGTCGGAGCTGGCGTTGGACGAGGTGCCGCGCACGGCGCCGATGGCGGCGTTCGACACCGACAGCCGGATCGTCAGCATCGGCTCGGCCTCCAAGCTGTGGTGGGGCGGGCTGCGCATCGGCTGGGTACGCACCACCGCCGCGCTGGCCCGCCGGCTGGCCCTGCACCGGGCGTCCGTCGACATCGCCAGCCCCGTCCTGGAGCAGCTCGTGGTGACCCGGCTGTTCGACCGGATCGAGGAGACCCGGGCCGAGCGCCGGCGCACCCTGCGCGCCTCCCGCGAGGCGCTCGTGGCCGCGCTGCGCGAGCACCTGCCCGGCTGGGACTTCACCGTGCCGGGCGGCGGCGGCACCCTGTGGGTGCGGCTGGACGAGGGCTCGGCCGTCTCCCTCGCCGAGGCCGCCGCCGGGCACGGCGTCCGGCTGGCGCCGGGGCCGTGGTTCGGCGTCGAGGGCACGCTGGAGGGCTACCTGCGCCTGCCGTACACGCTGGCGCCGCCGGTGCTGCGGGAGGCCGTGGCCCGCATCGCCACGGCCCGCGAACGGGGACCCTCCGGGGCGGCCCGCCCGCCCGACTCCCTCGCCGCGATGGTGTGA
- the yczE gene encoding membrane protein YczE, giving the protein MSEATLPYAESLPARLLRLYGGLALYGAGIGLQVESGLGNNPWDAFHQGLAGRAGLSIGAVIIVVGALVMLVWIPLRQRPGVGTISNVVFVGLFADAAILLLPTPSHWTLSWLFLLLAIVSIALATVLYIGAGMGPGPRDGLMTGLVRLGLSVRLGRFLIEVTVLAVGWLLGGTVGVGTVVFAVAIGPLTQAFGRWFPMEAAPRVGRDRPAE; this is encoded by the coding sequence ATGAGCGAAGCCACACTTCCGTACGCCGAATCCCTGCCCGCCCGCCTGCTGCGCCTGTACGGCGGCCTGGCCCTGTACGGCGCGGGCATCGGCCTGCAGGTGGAGTCCGGGCTCGGCAACAACCCCTGGGACGCCTTCCACCAGGGCCTCGCCGGGCGGGCCGGACTGTCGATCGGCGCCGTCATCATCGTGGTCGGCGCTCTGGTGATGCTGGTGTGGATCCCGCTGCGGCAGCGCCCCGGCGTCGGCACGATCAGCAACGTGGTCTTCGTCGGATTGTTCGCCGACGCCGCGATCCTGCTGCTGCCCACGCCTTCCCACTGGACGCTGAGCTGGCTCTTCCTCCTGCTGGCCATCGTGTCGATCGCGCTGGCGACGGTCCTGTACATCGGCGCGGGCATGGGGCCGGGACCCCGCGACGGCCTGATGACGGGGCTGGTGCGCCTCGGCCTGTCGGTCCGGCTCGGCCGCTTCCTCATCGAGGTCACGGTCCTGGCCGTGGGCTGGCTGCTGGGCGGCACGGTCGGCGTGGGCACCGTCGTGTTCGCCGTGGCCATCGGCCCGCTGACGCAGGCGTTCGGCCGCTGGTTCCCGATGGAGGCGGCGCCACGGGTCGGCAGGGACCGCCCCGCCGAGTAG
- a CDS encoding glycoside hydrolase family 15 protein, giving the protein MRIEDYALIGDMQSAALVARDGSIDWLCLPRFDSPACFAALLGGERNGHWWLGPTGRRPADRRRYRPDTLILESEWDTPTGTVRVIDFMPPRDVNPDVVRIVEGVSGTVEMSTQLRVRFDYGRIVPWVRRTDGHLQAVGGPDSVWLHSPVPLKGGDYAHRATFRVEAGQRLPFVFTWHPSHEPMPPQIHCETQLAETEAMWTEWVRRCSHQGPWRDAVVRSLITLKALTYAPTGGIVAAPTTSLPEDLGGVRNWDYRFCWLRDATMTIDALIGNGYLDEAAAWRGWLLRAIAGRPQDLQIMYGVAGERRLPEMQLDWLDGYARSRPVRIGNDAVNQLQLDVYGEVMSCLLLARDSGLPVDHRAWSIQRELVTYVEEHWDEPDEGLWEVRGPRRHFTHSKMMCWVALDRAVRNVERFGATGPVDRWRATRDAIHAEICAKGYDARRNTFTQSYGSFELDAALLLMPIVGFLPPDDPRVVGTVAAVEKELMADGFVLRYPVAADNDVDGLPGGEGAFLACSFWLVEVMAMQGRKEEARELFERLLSLRNDVGLLAEEYDPRYDRLVGNFPQAFSHVPLIHAARALSDDARPEGTLSGGTP; this is encoded by the coding sequence ATGCGGATCGAGGACTACGCGCTCATCGGGGACATGCAGTCGGCCGCCCTGGTCGCCAGGGACGGCTCGATCGACTGGCTCTGCCTGCCGAGGTTCGACTCCCCCGCGTGCTTCGCGGCCCTGCTCGGCGGCGAGCGCAACGGTCACTGGTGGCTCGGCCCCACCGGCCGCCGGCCCGCCGACCGGCGCCGCTACCGCCCCGACACGCTCATCCTGGAGAGCGAGTGGGACACCCCCACCGGCACGGTCCGCGTGATCGACTTCATGCCACCGCGCGACGTCAACCCCGACGTGGTGCGCATCGTCGAGGGCGTGTCGGGCACCGTCGAGATGTCCACGCAGCTCCGGGTGCGCTTCGACTACGGCAGGATCGTGCCGTGGGTGCGCCGGACCGACGGCCACCTGCAGGCGGTCGGCGGACCCGACTCGGTGTGGCTGCACTCCCCCGTCCCCCTCAAGGGCGGCGACTACGCGCACCGCGCCACGTTCCGCGTCGAGGCGGGCCAGCGCCTGCCGTTCGTGTTCACCTGGCATCCCTCCCACGAGCCGATGCCGCCGCAGATCCACTGTGAGACGCAGCTCGCCGAGACCGAGGCCATGTGGACCGAATGGGTGCGCCGCTGCAGCCACCAGGGCCCCTGGCGCGACGCCGTGGTGCGCTCGCTCATCACGCTCAAGGCGCTCACCTACGCCCCCACCGGCGGCATCGTGGCCGCCCCCACCACCTCCCTGCCGGAGGATCTCGGCGGGGTGCGCAACTGGGACTACCGCTTCTGCTGGCTGCGCGACGCCACGATGACGATCGACGCGCTGATCGGCAACGGCTACCTCGACGAGGCCGCCGCCTGGCGCGGCTGGCTGCTGCGCGCCATCGCCGGCCGCCCGCAGGACCTGCAGATCATGTACGGCGTGGCGGGCGAGCGCCGGCTGCCCGAGATGCAGCTCGACTGGCTCGACGGCTACGCGCGTTCACGGCCGGTCCGGATCGGCAACGACGCGGTCAACCAGCTCCAGCTCGACGTCTACGGCGAGGTGATGAGCTGCCTGCTCCTGGCCCGCGACTCCGGCCTGCCGGTCGACCACCGCGCCTGGTCCATCCAGCGCGAGCTGGTCACCTACGTCGAGGAGCACTGGGACGAGCCCGACGAGGGCCTGTGGGAGGTACGCGGCCCGCGCCGCCACTTCACCCACTCCAAGATGATGTGCTGGGTCGCCCTCGACCGGGCGGTCCGCAACGTCGAGCGTTTCGGCGCGACGGGGCCCGTGGACCGGTGGCGGGCCACCCGCGACGCCATCCACGCCGAGATCTGCGCCAAGGGCTACGACGCCCGCCGCAACACCTTCACCCAGTCCTACGGCTCCTTCGAGCTGGACGCGGCGCTGCTGCTGATGCCGATCGTCGGCTTCCTGCCGCCCGACGACCCGCGCGTGGTCGGCACGGTGGCGGCCGTCGAGAAGGAGCTGATGGCCGACGGTTTCGTGCTGCGCTACCCGGTGGCCGCCGACAACGACGTCGACGGGCTGCCGGGCGGCGAGGGGGCGTTCCTGGCGTGCAGCTTCTGGCTGGTGGAGGTGATGGCCATGCAGGGGCGCAAGGAGGAGGCACGGGAGTTGTTCGAGCGGCTGCTGTCGCTGCGCAACGATGTGGGGCTGCTGGCCGAGGAGTACGACCCCCGCTATGACCGGCTCGTGGGCAACTTCCCCCAGGCGTTCAGCCACGTGCCCCTCATCCACGCGGCACGGGCCCTGTCCGACGACGCGCGCCCGGAGGGCACGCTGTCCGGCGGCACGCCGTAG
- a CDS encoding S66 peptidase family protein, with the protein MQPGDTVAVVSPSGPPDAALLSRGVERLEQGLGLKVVVGGRVLDRQELPYLAGSDADRAADLQAAWCDPAVSAVFCSRGGYGAARLLGLLDWDAMRAAGPKVLLGSSDITALHHAFAAELGVPTLHGPMPACVTIADEREPEPRSFEHLREALFGAPPPVTGDRVLVPGRAEGLLAGGNLSLLASMCGTRYQPSFAGRIVLLEDIGEEPYRIDRMLTQLLQAGSFDGVRGVALGSWVDCGDPYPVLRDRLAPLGVPILAGLPVGHGSPQLSVWLGTLGVIDTESCSLAGLFRDGDQAR; encoded by the coding sequence ATGCAGCCTGGTGACACCGTCGCCGTCGTCTCGCCGTCGGGCCCCCCGGACGCCGCCCTGCTCAGCAGGGGTGTGGAGCGCCTGGAGCAGGGGCTGGGGCTCAAGGTCGTCGTCGGAGGGCGGGTGCTCGACCGGCAGGAGCTGCCCTACCTGGCCGGCTCCGACGCCGACCGCGCCGCCGACCTGCAGGCCGCCTGGTGCGATCCGGCGGTGTCCGCGGTGTTCTGCTCCAGGGGCGGCTATGGCGCGGCGCGGCTGCTCGGCCTGCTCGACTGGGACGCCATGCGGGCGGCCGGCCCGAAGGTCCTCCTCGGCTCCAGCGACATCACGGCGCTGCACCACGCCTTCGCCGCCGAGCTGGGCGTGCCCACCCTGCACGGGCCGATGCCCGCCTGCGTGACGATCGCCGACGAGCGCGAGCCGGAGCCGCGGTCGTTCGAGCACCTGCGGGAGGCGCTGTTCGGCGCGCCGCCACCGGTGACCGGCGACCGGGTGCTCGTGCCGGGCCGGGCCGAAGGACTACTGGCGGGCGGCAATTTGTCGCTGCTAGCCTCGATGTGCGGCACCCGCTACCAGCCGTCGTTCGCCGGGCGCATCGTGTTGCTGGAGGACATCGGCGAGGAGCCCTACCGGATCGACCGGATGCTCACCCAGCTCCTGCAGGCCGGCTCCTTCGACGGTGTGCGGGGCGTCGCGCTCGGCTCGTGGGTGGACTGCGGCGATCCCTACCCGGTGCTGCGCGACCGGCTGGCCCCGCTGGGAGTGCCGATCCTGGCCGGCCTGCCCGTTGGGCACGGATCACCCCAGCTGAGTGTGTGGCTTGGGACGCTTGGGGTTATCGATACCGAATCGTGCTCGCTGGCTGGTCTGTTCCGCGACGGCGACCAGGCAAGGTAG
- a CDS encoding sulfotransferase family protein, with protein MRLPPHILVVNGIKVRRPVFLLGAPHSGADLLGRALKRSPGFHLTMGRPCVAHVVYAFARKPSIGEGSGAVRVLRDALAESWQVLRGSCGQCAEPCREAGGVTAGGPCVAPGSVTRFGDASPDLLYSAPVLLRAFPDARFVQLIRDGRDVVADMLGDPACLAWFKPAMLSEHTEFPNAFLGVNRDEHVEKWKGMPVAGKCALRWRSAVRLSATLRRDLPEDQLLTVRYEDLVLRPARAVETLAGFLGSRVSKVALYGRGDLGDDPALDGRGGEPGSWRARLRPADLTLVEKVARQELTRLGYLPS; from the coding sequence ATGCGACTTCCGCCCCACATCCTCGTGGTCAACGGCATCAAGGTCCGCAGGCCGGTCTTCCTGCTGGGAGCCCCGCATTCCGGCGCGGACCTGCTCGGCCGCGCCCTCAAACGCTCCCCCGGCTTCCATCTGACGATGGGCCGCCCGTGCGTCGCCCACGTCGTGTACGCCTTCGCGCGCAAGCCGTCGATCGGCGAGGGCTCGGGAGCGGTCCGGGTGCTGCGCGACGCCCTGGCCGAGTCGTGGCAGGTGCTGCGCGGCTCCTGCGGGCAGTGCGCCGAGCCGTGCCGGGAGGCGGGCGGCGTGACGGCCGGCGGCCCGTGCGTGGCGCCCGGCTCGGTGACGAGGTTCGGCGACGCGAGCCCCGACCTGCTCTACTCCGCCCCGGTGCTGCTGCGGGCCTTCCCCGACGCGCGGTTCGTGCAGCTCATCCGCGACGGCCGCGACGTGGTGGCCGACATGCTGGGCGACCCGGCGTGCCTGGCGTGGTTCAAGCCGGCGATGCTGAGCGAGCACACCGAGTTCCCCAACGCCTTCCTCGGCGTCAACCGCGACGAGCACGTCGAGAAGTGGAAGGGCATGCCGGTGGCGGGCAAGTGCGCGCTGCGCTGGCGCAGCGCGGTGCGGCTCAGCGCCACGCTCCGCCGCGACCTGCCGGAGGACCAGCTCCTCACCGTGCGCTACGAGGACCTCGTGCTCAGGCCGGCGCGGGCGGTGGAGACCCTCGCCGGCTTCCTCGGCAGCCGCGTGTCCAAGGTCGCCCTGTACGGCAGGGGCGACCTCGGAGACGACCCTGCCCTGGACGGCCGGGGCGGCGAGCCCGGCTCGTGGCGGGCGCGGCTGCGGCCCGCCGACCTGACGCTGGTGGAGAAGGTCGCCAGGCAGGAGCTCACGAGGCTGGGCTACCTCCCGAGCTGA
- a CDS encoding ABC transporter ATP-binding protein, whose product MAMMGSGFGPQVMASLRRDDSVTKQRLRPGTVRRIARYARPHGRQITAFLLLVMAGAVIVVANPLLMKAIIDDGILPKRPGVVVGLAVAIAVLALVDAGLTLVQRWFSARVGEGLIYDLRTEVFDHVQRMPVAFFTRTQTGALVSRLNTDVIGAQRALTSTLSAVVSNVISLVIVLGAMLVLSWQVTLVALVLLPIFVVPAKWVGRRMSALTREQMRLDAEMSSLTTERFNVAGAMLAKLYGRPEDDAALFGARAARVRDVGVTVGMYGTFFRVALGLVAALATALVYGIGGVLAVGDVFELGTLVALAALLMRLYGPLTSLSNVQVDVMTALVSFDRVFEVLDLKPMVAERPDAVPVPAGPVTIEFDDVRFRYPAAEEVSLASLESVAKQDTGPSHPVLEGVSFTAAPGRLVALVGPSGAGKTTITSLVSRLYDATEGAVRLNGLDVREATLASLRDTVGVVTQDAHLFHDTIEANLRYARPEAGDEELWEALRAAQIADLVESLPDGLDTVVGDRGHRLSGGEKQRLALARLLLKAPRVVVLDEATAHLDSESEAAVQRALKTALAGRTSLVIAHRLATIREADEILVVQDGHVAERGGHEELLARGGLYAELHRTQFSSGGSPAS is encoded by the coding sequence ATGGCGATGATGGGATCGGGCTTCGGCCCGCAGGTGATGGCCTCGTTGCGGCGCGACGACTCCGTCACCAAGCAACGGCTGCGGCCCGGCACGGTCCGGCGCATCGCCCGCTACGCCCGGCCCCACGGGCGGCAGATCACGGCGTTCCTGCTGCTGGTCATGGCCGGGGCGGTCATCGTCGTGGCCAACCCGCTGCTGATGAAGGCCATCATCGACGACGGCATCCTGCCCAAGCGGCCGGGGGTCGTCGTCGGCCTGGCCGTCGCCATCGCGGTGCTGGCGCTGGTCGACGCCGGTCTCACGCTCGTGCAGCGGTGGTTCTCCGCCCGGGTCGGCGAGGGTCTCATCTACGACCTGCGCACCGAGGTGTTCGACCACGTCCAGCGCATGCCGGTGGCGTTCTTCACGCGGACGCAGACCGGGGCGCTCGTCTCGCGGCTCAACACCGACGTCATCGGCGCCCAGCGTGCCCTGACCAGCACCCTGTCGGCGGTCGTGTCCAACGTCATCAGCCTGGTCATCGTGCTCGGCGCCATGCTCGTGCTGTCGTGGCAGGTGACCCTGGTCGCACTCGTGCTGCTGCCGATCTTCGTCGTTCCCGCCAAGTGGGTGGGCCGCCGCATGTCCGCGCTCACGCGCGAGCAGATGAGGCTCGACGCCGAGATGAGCTCCCTCACCACCGAACGGTTCAACGTGGCCGGTGCGATGCTCGCCAAGCTCTACGGCCGGCCCGAGGACGACGCCGCGCTGTTCGGCGCGCGGGCCGCCCGGGTGCGCGACGTCGGCGTCACCGTCGGCATGTACGGCACCTTCTTCCGCGTCGCGCTGGGCCTGGTCGCCGCGCTCGCCACGGCGCTCGTCTACGGCATCGGCGGCGTGCTGGCCGTCGGCGACGTGTTCGAGCTGGGCACGCTCGTCGCCCTGGCGGCGCTGCTGATGCGCCTGTACGGCCCCCTGACGTCGCTGTCCAACGTGCAGGTGGACGTCATGACGGCGCTGGTCAGCTTCGACCGCGTCTTCGAGGTGCTCGACCTGAAGCCGATGGTGGCCGAGCGGCCCGACGCGGTGCCGGTGCCCGCCGGGCCGGTGACGATCGAGTTCGACGACGTCCGCTTCCGCTACCCGGCGGCCGAGGAGGTGTCGCTCGCCTCGCTGGAGTCGGTGGCCAAGCAGGACACGGGCCCCTCCCACCCGGTGCTGGAAGGGGTGTCCTTCACCGCGGCCCCCGGTCGGCTCGTCGCGCTCGTCGGCCCGTCCGGCGCGGGCAAGACCACGATCACCTCGCTGGTGTCGCGGCTGTACGACGCCACCGAGGGCGCCGTCCGCCTCAACGGGCTCGACGTGCGCGAGGCCACGCTCGCCTCGCTGCGCGACACCGTCGGCGTGGTCACCCAGGACGCCCACCTGTTCCACGACACGATCGAGGCCAACCTGCGCTACGCCCGGCCCGAGGCCGGCGACGAGGAACTGTGGGAGGCGCTGCGGGCCGCGCAGATCGCCGACCTGGTCGAGAGCCTGCCCGACGGCCTCGACACCGTCGTGGGCGACCGCGGCCACCGCCTGTCGGGCGGCGAGAAGCAGCGTCTCGCGCTGGCCAGACTGCTGCTGAAGGCGCCGCGCGTGGTCGTGCTCGACGAGGCCACCGCCCACCTCGACTCGGAGTCGGAGGCGGCCGTGCAGCGAGCGCTCAAGACCGCCCTGGCCGGGCGCACCTCACTGGTCATCGCCCACCGGCTGGCCACGATCCGCGAGGCCGACGAGATCCTCGTCGTCCAGGACGGCCACGTCGCCGAGCGGGGCGGCCACGAGGAGCTGCTGGCCCGCGGCGGACTCTACGCCGAGCTGCACCGCACCCAGTTCAGCTCGGGAGGTAGCCCAGCCTCGTGA